The proteins below come from a single Azospirillum thiophilum genomic window:
- a CDS encoding SAM hydrolase/SAM-dependent halogenase family protein codes for MILLFTDFGLSGPYTGQMKAVLAQNAPGVPVIDLFADAPAFDPQLSAYLLAAYAPAFPAGSVFLCVVDPGVGTDRRPVMVEADGRWFVGPDNGLFALVARRAASLNTWTIDWIPDRLSASFHGRDLFAPVAAALATGRPVERSPLPGAAIDRPGWPDELARIVYVDVYGNAMTGMRAGALAADAVLTVPGTRIARARTFGAVGAGEALWYENSNGLAEIAVNCGRADRVLGLEVGDDVTVDS; via the coding sequence ATGATCCTGCTCTTCACCGACTTCGGCCTCTCCGGCCCCTACACCGGCCAGATGAAAGCGGTGCTGGCGCAGAACGCGCCCGGCGTCCCCGTGATCGACCTGTTCGCCGACGCCCCCGCCTTCGACCCGCAGCTGTCCGCCTACCTGCTTGCCGCCTACGCTCCGGCCTTCCCTGCCGGAAGCGTCTTCCTCTGCGTCGTCGATCCCGGTGTCGGAACCGACCGGCGGCCGGTGATGGTGGAGGCCGACGGGCGCTGGTTCGTCGGGCCGGACAACGGGCTGTTCGCCTTGGTCGCCCGCCGCGCAGCGTCGCTGAACACCTGGACCATCGACTGGATCCCGGATCGGCTGTCCGCCAGCTTCCACGGCCGCGACCTGTTCGCCCCCGTCGCTGCCGCGCTGGCGACCGGCCGTCCGGTGGAACGCAGCCCGCTGCCGGGTGCCGCCATCGACCGGCCCGGCTGGCCGGACGAGCTCGCGCGCATCGTCTATGTCGACGTGTACGGCAATGCCATGACCGGGATGCGGGCCGGCGCCCTGGCCGCCGATGCGGTGCTGACCGTCCCCGGAACCCGCATCGCCCGCGCCCGCACTTTCGGGGCGGTCGGGGCGGGAGAGGCGCTGTGGTACGAAAACTCGAACGGGCTGGCCGAGATCGCGGTCAATTGCGGGCGTGCCGACCGGGTGCTCGGACTCGAGGTCGGCGATGACGTGACGGTCGACTCGTGA
- the phoB gene encoding phosphate regulon transcriptional regulator PhoB, with amino-acid sequence MNAALKPLVLIVEDEADILTLLKYNLEKEGFRVATASDGEEALLAAGEQTPHIVLLDWMLPLMSGLEVCRQLRRNAKTRDIPIIMLTARGEEGDRVRGLNSGADDYITKPFSPTELVARMRAVLRRASPGMTDEVLTFADVTMDLAAHRVRRNSRDVHLGPTEFRLLRHFMQHPGRVFSREQLLDLVWGHDVYVEPRTVDVHIRRLRKAMNEEDELDLIRTVRSAGYALDTKSM; translated from the coding sequence ATGAACGCGGCCCTCAAGCCGCTCGTCCTGATCGTCGAGGACGAGGCCGATATCCTGACGCTGCTGAAGTACAACCTGGAAAAGGAAGGCTTCCGCGTCGCCACCGCCAGCGACGGCGAGGAGGCCCTGCTGGCCGCCGGCGAACAGACGCCGCACATCGTGCTGCTGGACTGGATGCTGCCGCTGATGAGCGGGCTGGAGGTCTGCCGCCAGCTGCGCCGCAACGCCAAGACCCGCGACATCCCGATCATCATGCTGACCGCCCGCGGCGAGGAGGGCGACCGGGTGCGCGGCCTGAATTCCGGCGCCGACGACTACATCACCAAGCCCTTCTCGCCGACCGAGCTGGTGGCCCGCATGCGTGCGGTGCTGCGCCGCGCCTCCCCCGGCATGACCGACGAGGTGCTGACCTTCGCCGACGTGACCATGGATCTGGCTGCCCACCGGGTTCGCCGGAACAGCCGCGACGTACACCTGGGCCCGACCGAATTCCGCCTGCTGCGCCATTTCATGCAGCATCCCGGCCGGGTGTTCTCACGCGAGCAGCTGCTCGATCTGGTGTGGGGCCACGACGTGTATGTCGAGCCGCGTACGGTCGACGTACACATCCGCCGCCTGCGCAAGGCGATGAACGAAGAGGACGAGCTGGACCTGATCCGCACCGTACGTTCGGCGGGGTATGCGCTGGATACGAAGTCGATGTGA